Below is a window of Acanthochromis polyacanthus isolate Apoly-LR-REF ecotype Palm Island chromosome 15, KAUST_Apoly_ChrSc, whole genome shotgun sequence DNA.
TTCTCCTTGTCATGGGTTACAACTGTTAAATGGCCGGGCCTCTTGTTCCTAATTTACCTTTGAATGTTTTACAGCACACAGTGCCACAGGTCACATGGATGGCTACCTATCGGGACACAAAGCTATTGTGTTGTGAAAGAAACATAACATTTTCTTTGGCAAAGGAAATTCtatttttacaaacagaaacagcattCATAGAATGTAAAGAGAGGATGGGTGGGGATAGGGGGTCACAGAGGAGCTGGGAGTGACAGGGATGGATGCAGCCATTCTCTTCTTCATATGAAATTCAAATGTGCTCTCATTTGTCATGAGAGCTTTTTAACAATGTGGATCTGTTTTTCCTCTCATGTATAGAATCTGGACTAGCCTCGTTTTCAAACTGGCACAGACTGCATTTTTTAATCGCAGCACTAGTTCTCTTGTAAAACACCAAAAGCTCAGCTATGCAGTGAACTGGACCGAGAAGGGCATAAGGGGCTCCACCCTCAGACGTTGTCGAGTTGGGGTCTAGATCACTGTTGTCTTTTGTATGCACAGGCATTCTTTCTTGTATCACCATAGAAAAGAAATTTGGTCTGTTAGAGTAACTGGCTGTAAAAGGTCAACAGGCTAAATCAAAGCACAGAAGTAAGGCTATATTTAAGTACAAACTCACAATGTAAGGCAGGTCAGAGATCAGtatcaaacacatttctatgtAGGATTAGTACTACCCAATATCAACATCTATTTCACTCGAGGTGTCACATTAAAAATCTATAACTCAAACGAGAACTTTCTTAAAGCTGTTGTACCCATAATTTCTCTTGGAATTACAtgcaaaatatacatttttaaaatcaatactGAATCATTACTCTCTCGTCACCTGTttgtcaaagcattttttttctaaacaacCAACGTGGGCACTAAATTTGTTCCTCTATTCTATTATTTTTCAGAGCACCACTCCAGGTGTGAGGAGGCCACAGTATGACTCAAGCTGCACATGTGTGAGAGAAGCTGGGCTTGGAAGGATAAGCAACTCACCCTGTTTTTCTCCTTAGAGGAGAGGAGAACATTGGTTATCTGCTTCAGGAAAAGGGACCAGAGCCCTGGATTAATGCGTGTACAGGCTCAACAAGAGAGCAGAGGATTCTGGGTTACCTGAAGACGTGGAGTACACAAGTGAACGGGCCTGGATTGAGCCTGTGGCAGAGGGGATTGGCATGGCTCAGACCAGCTTTGTGTCAACTCATCATGCCTGTCGGGCCTGATTGCAGAAAGGAGCCTTTGCTAAAGCTCGCTCTGTCCAACACACGGATCCCTATACAACACCCAAAAAATCTAATTTGGGGTTATGGCTGTTGAGCTTGACAATTGCACTGGCCATTAGGATTTTTAATATTACCTGAGAGTGCATGCTTTGTCATTGAGAGGGGATGCTTTTTGTACAGGCTTATCTGCCATGGTAAAGGCATTGAAAGCATGAGCCTTTGACAACACAGTGGAGGTCATCGTCCAAACAAGGATCCACTCAGCAAACACTGACCAGGTCAGGATATCACAAGAAACCCCTTGGACAAACTTTTCCTTTCAATAAGGATAAGAGAAAATTCAAGAGGAAATCTTGATTGGATTTTTGGTGGCTGGAAAGGATTAACCACATTGAATAAATCAGGTATGACAAATACAGATGGCCTTGCTTTTTTCCACTTCACTGACTAGACCACAATTTTCTAATGAGATGTAGAGAAAGAGAGGTCATGGCAGGAATGCATAATTAAAGCTATAATTCAGTATTAGCCTAATTAAAAAGGAACCACACATCAGTggcaaaaacagacacaaagacaaacaaaagcttttgctgttttttccccctttcattTCAAGGCTATCTGCTGTAAGTGTATGAATTGTGACATTAAATatcttgtttaaaaatataaagtttCAATTGTTTTTAACATGCCACATTTATAGCAAAAATTCAGCAGCATAGTGCAGTACAAAGATAACTGAAACTTACAAACTTATCGTGTAGTTTCAGACAACTGATTACAAAAACATGTTCTTCCTGGCTCTTAAAGTGCTATGAAATTTAATCAAATCTTTATTCTATGagatatttatttctttatcttGTAAGAGCTCAGTTAAACCCGAGAATTTGAATGGAAAAAGACATGGGTAATGATCTAACAGGATTTAAAGTATGTCGGTTTCACAACAGTCCATCAACAATGCCTGACTTTGTTCACCCTTCTGGACTGTAGTGATGAAAGACAGCCTTGAGGTAGAGAAACGTGTCAAACAACTAGGAAATGTATTACATTTCACAAGTCAGGGCCAAAATGTCGAGGCACAGAGTTTTAATTCACAGAGCTAAGAAGGTGCAACATTTCTTATCAAagagacaacaacaaaagcagccCCATTTCTAATGCAGTGCAGTTAAACTTTTAATTCCAGGACATCTGTATTCTAGTGCATATAGGGATGTAAAGCTAGCTCTGAAACAGTTTATTGTGCAAACAAAAGATACTTTTTCACTGTCTGGTAATCCTAATGATCAGTTCATATCAATTTAATGGGAAGAATTCAAACAGATTCTTTCAGCAGTTATTTAATCTAGAAAGTGCTGCAGGCAGCTTTTCAAACACCCAGCAATTATGAGAACAGGAATTTGGCTCCGCTGTAAAGGGCTTGTGCATTAAATGTACACTTGTGTCTTTTCCCCAGGGGTTCTTGAGTGATTAGACTGCCAGGCAACACACCTTCAAGATGGTGCGTCAATGCAAGACCTTTATTCTCTTCCTAATCAGGATCGGTCTGCTGCTGGGTCTTGCTAACCCCTTGGTGACCTCTGCCTCATGTCCTTCAGCCTGCCGCTGCGATGGGACCTTCATCTACTGTAATGACCGTGGCCTGACTTCCATCCCTACCGGTATGCCCCAGGATGCAACAGTGCTCTTTCTGCAAAACAATCGTATTAAGAGTTCGGGCATTCCTGCAGAGCTGCGCAGACTCTCAAATGTGGAGAAGATCTACCTTTACTGCAACAATCTGGATGAGTTCCCTACTAACCTTCCTCTAGGACTAAAAGAGCTCCACCTTCAAGAGAACAACGTTCGGATGATAACCCATGCGTCTCTAGCCCAAATTCCCTACATCGAGGAACTGCACCTGGATGATAACTCAGTATCAGCAGTCAGCATAGAGGAGGGAGCCTTCAGGGACAGTAATCACCTCAGACTGCTTTTTCTCTCCAGAAACCACCTAAGTACCATCCCTTCAGGGCTGCCCATGAGCATTGAGGAGCTGCGCTTTGATGACAACCGCATATCCTCCATCTCAGAGCAATCGCTGCAAGATCTCATCAACCTGAAGCGTCTAATCCTTGATGGTAACCTTCTCAACAACCGTGGGATTGGGGAGATGGCTTTCATCAACCTGATCAACCTGACTGAGCTCTCACTAGTGAGGAACTCCCTGACTTCGCCGCCAGCCAACCTGCCAGGCACCAGCTTGGAGAAGCTGCAGCTACAAGAGAATCACATTAACCGGGTCCCACCTGGGGCTTTTGCCTTCCTTAGGCAGCTGTACCGCCTAGACCTGTCTGGTAACAACCTGAGCAGCCTCCCGCAGGGTGTATTTGAAGATCTGGACAATCTCACACAGCTCCTGCTACGCAACAACCCCTGGCAATGCACTTGCAGGATGAAATGGGTGCGTGACTGGCTGCGGTCATTGCCATCTAAGGTGAATGTACGTGGCTTCATGTGCCAGGGTCCCGATAAGGTCAAAGGAATGGCAATTAAAGACTTAACTACCGACATGTTTGACTGCACAGATTCAGAACTCCCTACTTATGAGACAAGCACAGTCTCCAACACTTTGCGCCCCTCACAGCCCCAGTGGCCCTTATTTG
It encodes the following:
- the flrt3 gene encoding leucine-rich repeat transmembrane protein FLRT3, coding for MVRQCKTFILFLIRIGLLLGLANPLVTSASCPSACRCDGTFIYCNDRGLTSIPTGMPQDATVLFLQNNRIKSSGIPAELRRLSNVEKIYLYCNNLDEFPTNLPLGLKELHLQENNVRMITHASLAQIPYIEELHLDDNSVSAVSIEEGAFRDSNHLRLLFLSRNHLSTIPSGLPMSIEELRFDDNRISSISEQSLQDLINLKRLILDGNLLNNRGIGEMAFINLINLTELSLVRNSLTSPPANLPGTSLEKLQLQENHINRVPPGAFAFLRQLYRLDLSGNNLSSLPQGVFEDLDNLTQLLLRNNPWQCTCRMKWVRDWLRSLPSKVNVRGFMCQGPDKVKGMAIKDLTTDMFDCTDSELPTYETSTVSNTLRPSQPQWPLFVTKRPIVSKNYHSTTTSSGRKIITISVKSSSADTIHISWRVSQPMTALRLSWLKLGHSPAFGSITETIVQGEKTEYLLTALEPESSYRICMVPMETSNIYLSDETPVCIETETGSHKSYNPTTTLNREQEKEPYKNSSLPLAAIIGGAVALLAIIMLALVCWYVHRNGSLFSRNCTYNKGRRRKDDYAEAGTKKDNSILEIRETSFQMIPINHLPVSKEEFVIHTIFPPNGLSLYKSPHTENSINNRSYRDSGIPDSDHSHS